In Nitrospirota bacterium, the genomic window GCGCTTGGCGACCTGGTTCGTGGCATTCCAGGTGCCGTTGTAACCCATGGCGGTTATACTGTAGCCGTTCTGCGCATCACCCCGGCTATAGCGAAGCACTCCATTGACTTTATTGTAATCGTCCGGCTGGACCCAGGGGCCGTCATTATGGTACACTTCGACGCCATAAAGCAGATGCCCTCCGGCAAGCTCCGGGGAGCCCGCCACCAAAGCCCGTCGATAGCCGTTGTCCCCTACGGTCAGTACAGCGATGTTGTGTTCCAGCACATTGCGGTAATCCATGATGACGGCGCCAGCAGCGGAAAAGTCTCCCTGGTCCGCGTAGTAGGGCCCTTTTCTGTATTGGACGCCGCTCAAGAGTTCCGGCATCAGGAAGTTCAGGTCCAGGTACCCCTGCCCGTGGGCATGGGTCGGCAGATTGATCGGCATGCCTGCCACCGTGGCCGCGAGATCGGTCCCGTGATCGAGGTTGAATCCGCGCAGATAGTACTGGTTCGCCTTGCCCTCGCCGCTGTGCTGGCTGACCACAAGGCCCGGAACTTCTTCAAGAATTTCGCCGGTCCGCAGTATGGGCCGGTCTTCAATCTGCTTGGGCGTGATGGTCCCTTCCGTTGCCGAGTCCGCCGACCCCACCAGATTTTCCGCAGAATCGGTCACTTCTACGGTATTAAGCGTCTGGACTCCTCCGGCAAGGACATATTCTGTAAAGCATCCGGAACAGAACAAGATGCCGACAACAATTTTGACAATGAGCCGACTGCTGACACCCTTTTGCATAATCACCTCCAGGAAATTAGTCATGTTTTTTTCAGTTCTCATCTGCGATTCGGACAACTTTACTCGGTCAAGCGAAAACGAATGGGCACATCCACCCAGGCGGAAACCGGCTGACCTCCCTGCTGCGCTGGTACGAAAGACCACCCTTGCACGGCATTCAACGCTGCCTGGTCCAGCACACTCGCTCCAGAGCTCACTCCCATGCGGACGATCTCAGCCTTCCCCGCCGGGCTAACCAACACCCGTACGATGACCGTTCCTTCCAGCTTCAACCGCCGCGCAATAAGCGGGTACGGCGGTTTCGGATTATGCAGATAATCAGCATTAAAGACGGGACCGATTACCGAGCCTGCAGGCGCGGTTTGGCCCGCTGATAAAGATTCGTTCGTCACCGGTTGAGGGGCAGAATCTTCCTTCTTCACCAGCGGTCTCTCGGCCACTGCTGTCTGAGAGAGTGCTTCCGGCTGCTGAACCGGTTTGGTCGTTTCTTTGACCCTGTGAACTCGGTTCCTGTCCGGCTGCGCGACCTTGACCGGCGCAGGCCCGGAACTGGTGAGCATTCCGAGCTCGATGGGAATGGGAGCGCTTGTCGCGATCGAAAAGTAATTGGATCCGAAGCCGATCGCAAAGAGCAATGCGTGTATGAACAGGGATACCTGTAGACCGGCAAGCTGGTACTTCATCTCATCTCTTGCGTCTGCAAGCTGACCCTTTTAAAGGCGAGGTTTTTCACGACGTCAAGGACATCGACAAAAGCCTGCAAGCGGATATTTTTGTCAGCCCTGATGAGAAGCGGAGTTTCCCTGGGCGTAGTTTGCAGCGAGATCTTCAATTCATCGAGCGCTGTAAGACGGCTGTTCAGATATATGTTGCCGCTGACGTCAATTTCAATGGTTTGGGTCTTTAATATCTCTGCGGGGCTTTTTGACGCCTGGGGGAGTTCCACCCGGACGGCTCCCGTGGCGATGAAGGTCGATGTCGTGAGCACGATGGTGAGCAGCACCAGCATCACGTCAACGAGCGGGATCACATTGATATAATCAAACTCTTTCTCGTTCATGCTTGATCTCCCACTTCATCAAAAGGACTTTTGCCCTTCTGAGCAGAAGGTTGTAGAGCACTACGGACGGGATGGCGACAAGAAGCCCTGCAGCCGTGGCTTTGAGCGCCAGCGACAGACCGGTCATGATCTTGCCCGAGTCCATGAACCCCTCCTTGCCCATGGTATAAAAAGTGAGCATAATGCCGAGCACCGTGCCGAGCAGCCCGATGTAGGGTGCATTGCTTCCAATGGTCGCGATAAGGTGAAGCTTATGAGTAAGTTCAAGTTCCAGACTTTTCTTGTCGGGAAACGAGTCTATGCTGATATTCTTAAAGACAAGGTGCCGCTCCACAGCTATTGCAACGGCCGCGATACTCAAGAGCAGCAATATCCCCATGATTCCGTAATCGATCAAGACCCTGAGCCATTCCATCTTTATAGTACCTCTCCCTTGTCTGCTGAATCTTTCTCCCACCAGAACATGCCGATTGTCGCGTTGTCCTTCATCCAGTAGTGATCGTCGTACAAAACCAGGGACGTTGAAATTTCCCGCATTTCCCCCTCGGTCAACCTCGCCCCCTTTTTAAATGTCCAGTGGTCCAATGCCTCGCCGATATGATGATAGGCAAAGGAACTCTCGGCTTGCCAATACAGGGTAAATTGCAGATTGTAGTCTTTGCAGAGAGGCTCGATCTCGATCCCGGGATACAATTCCGAAATGAGAAAAACCCGTTTCGGATTGAACCTGAATATGCGGTTGAGCGCCTGAGCAAGACCGAGTTCGGTCAAATGCAGGCTGTTGCATGCCATGATGAGATCCAGGTTCTGGTAGGCATACAGGGGGACCTGCTCCCACGTCCGGTCATCGACCGTGAGCCACTCAATGCCGCGCTTCATTGCCTCGGAAAAAAGAAGATTTCTCATCCCCACAGAGGGCTCAAGCGCTGTTACCTCGCATCCGATCGCGCACAGGGGCATGGAGAGAACGCCATTCCCCGACCCGATATCGAGTACTGTCCACAAAGGCTCTGCCTTCGCCAGCAAGACATCCAGGATTTTTTCGTGATACCCGGTATGCTCCATCCAGAGCTGATACCAGCGCGCGTAACCATCCCAGAATCCGACGGTTGCAGCTCTTTGGCAGATTGCCTGATCCATGCCTACCTCTCGAAATCATTCTCTTTCGATAGAGTGCCGCATTTGTCAGTTCAAGAAGACAGAGAACAACCACGGGAACTGCGTTGGTGGTATGATTCTACAATCTGTGTAATACTGTGCTACGATTTTAATTAAAGTAGCACATGTCTTTTCGACTGTCAAGTCACTTTTTAAAATTATGGAGTGAAACGAGGTTATTAAGTTTGATTGGCTTGTGAATTATGAAAGATGGGTTGAGCCGAGTGAGGAAAATCGACGAAACCTCTGTCTCAAAAATAGAGAAACCCGGCTTCTGAATCGAACCGAAGACAAACATTGCACAACTACTCAATGGGGTTGAAGCCCGCGGCCGGCGCCGGCCGACTGAGCCCGTCGCACAGTACCGTAGGCTTACATCAATTCCTTTCCCGTCGTGGTCATGGTCAGCTTGCCGTGCTTCACCCCCTTGGTGCCGATCAGTCTGTCTGCGATGGTTTTGATGTCCCGGCTCTTGCCCTTGACGACCAGTACTTCGAGGCAGTTATGCGCGTCGAGATGAACGTGGAGCGCCGAGACGATCTGATGGAAGGACTGATGCTGCATATCATTCAGGGCGTGATCGAGTTCGCGCGTATGGTGGTTGTAGACGATCGTGATCGTCCCGACCGTCTCCTGCGAGCCTGCCTCCCATTCCTGTTCGACGAGCATATCGCGGATCATATCGCGTATTGCTTCGGAACGGGTCGCGTAACCCTTCCGGGATATGAGCGCGTCGAACTTCTTGATAAGCTTATCATCGATCGAAACACCGAATCGAGTCAAACCTGCCATAATCACCTCCCTCTAAATTTTCACTCTTTAACTAACACAGCAGGCTGTTCCTGTCAAGGCGTTTCCCCCTGCGGGACCAGAGATCCTGATGAGCACCGGCTCTATAATTCCTTGACAAACAAGACGGCCTTTGATACCTTTGTATGAACCGAAAGCACTGTGCGATTAGCTTATGCATTTCGGGCACGGGTCTCGTTAAGGAGGAGTTTATGAAAAAATTTTTCTTCGCAGTGTTGTTCGTGCTTGTCATGACGGTTCCCGCCAGGGCAGCGACACATATTAATATCGACAACTTGAACCAGGATGACTTCAGGTCCTTCAGCAAGGATTTCGGGATGGCCGTGAGCTATATCCCCCTCGCGTCGGCCGCTGCTCTGGGGGACAAACTTCCCGGGTTCGATGCCGGCGTGGAAGCGTCCTACGTAAAGGTGGACACGAGCAAGCAGTACTTCCAGAAGATGAACAACATTTTCACTGC contains:
- a CDS encoding methyltransferase domain-containing protein encodes the protein MDQAICQRAATVGFWDGYARWYQLWMEHTGYHEKILDVLLAKAEPLWTVLDIGSGNGVLSMPLCAIGCEVTALEPSVGMRNLLFSEAMKRGIEWLTVDDRTWEQVPLYAYQNLDLIMACNSLHLTELGLAQALNRIFRFNPKRVFLISELYPGIEIEPLCKDYNLQFTLYWQAESSFAYHHIGEALDHWTFKKGARLTEGEMREISTSLVLYDDHYWMKDNATIGMFWWEKDSADKGEVL
- the nikR gene encoding nickel-responsive transcriptional regulator NikR translates to MAGLTRFGVSIDDKLIKKFDALISRKGYATRSEAIRDMIRDMLVEQEWEAGSQETVGTITIVYNHHTRELDHALNDMQHQSFHQIVSALHVHLDAHNCLEVLVVKGKSRDIKTIADRLIGTKGVKHGKLTMTTTGKELM
- a CDS encoding biopolymer transporter ExbD: MNEKEFDYINVIPLVDVMLVLLTIVLTTSTFIATGAVRVELPQASKSPAEILKTQTIEIDVSGNIYLNSRLTALDELKISLQTTPRETPLLIRADKNIRLQAFVDVLDVVKNLAFKRVSLQTQEMR
- a CDS encoding energy transducer TonB, with translation MKYQLAGLQVSLFIHALLFAIGFGSNYFSIATSAPIPIELGMLTSSGPAPVKVAQPDRNRVHRVKETTKPVQQPEALSQTAVAERPLVKKEDSAPQPVTNESLSAGQTAPAGSVIGPVFNADYLHNPKPPYPLIARRLKLEGTVIVRVLVSPAGKAEIVRMGVSSGASVLDQAALNAVQGWSFVPAQQGGQPVSAWVDVPIRFRLTE
- the exbB gene encoding TonB-system energizer ExbB, which codes for MEWLRVLIDYGIMGILLLLSIAAVAIAVERHLVFKNISIDSFPDKKSLELELTHKLHLIATIGSNAPYIGLLGTVLGIMLTFYTMGKEGFMDSGKIMTGLSLALKATAAGLLVAIPSVVLYNLLLRRAKVLLMKWEIKHERERV